The following DNA comes from Shinella zoogloeoides.
TCGACATTGACGTTTCCGACGACGGCAAGCGGTCTCACTCATTCACTCCGGGTAATCTTGCTGGAGCGCACCGGCGTTCCGGCATCAGCGACACGCGCGGCCGCAAAGGCGATCATCAGGCGCTGTGCCGTCGGCAGCATGGAAAAGACCGCGGCAAGTCCCGCCGAGGGCGGGAAGGCGATCGTCGCGGCCCCAGCCACCGGCGGATGGCCGGAAGCGTCGAAGACGACGAGCTTGGCGCCGGCCTCGGCCACGGAGACGGCCATGGCCGTCACCAGGTCGGCGGTCGCATCGTTGCCACGGAAGAGCACGACGCCCATTTCCGGCGACAGCATCTCCATCGGCCCATGCCGCAACTGGCCGCCTTCCAGCGAGAAGCACGGCACCCGCGACAGCTCCGTAAAGCCGAGCGCGATGGCTTCGGCAAGGCCCTGCAGATGCCGGCCCGACGTCACGACGGAGCGAACGCTTGAAAGGGCGGCAAGTGCCTCCTCGATGGCGGGCTCCTCGGGGTTTTCCAGTGCGGCGATGGCCGGCCCCGTCTCCTCGCCGAGCGCGCCGAGGATGGCAAGATGCAGCGCGAAGCTCACCATCAGGCTGCGTGTGGCGGCGAAGGCCTGCTCCGTGCCGCCCGCGCCGACAAGGCAGGGCGCGGTGCGGGCGAGGAAGGAGCCACCCTCCAGCGTGAAGCCGAAGGTTTCCGCATTGCCGCCGGTCTCGCCGAACCAGCGCAGGACCTCGGCGCTCTCGCCCGACTGGGACGTGATGAAGACGGTCCGCCCGTCGAGAACGAGCGGCGCGCAGAGCTGTTCGGAGAGCGGCAGCGCAATGGCGTCGATGCCGAGGCGACGGTAAAGCGGCTCGACCGCGCGGCCGACGGCATGCGAGCCGCCCATGCCGAGAAGCAGGAGCCGGCCCGTCCGCTTGAGGCTTTCGGCAGCCCGTGCCGCCATGGCGCCATTGGCTTGGAAGGAGGCCAGCGCATCGGCGTGCTGGCGTGCCATTTCCCGGTCGATGGCCCGGAGCCCTTCCGGCCGTGTCGCATTCGTCGTCATCGTCATCCTTTCACACCGCCGCTGGTGAGGCCGGAAATCAGGGCCCGTTGCATGAGAAGTCCGACCAGCACCGGCGGCAATGCGGCAAGCACGCCGGCGGTCGCGATCAGCCCGTAGTCGGAGACGCGCCCGCCCGCGAGGTCGGCGATTGCGACCGTCAGCGTGCGTGCGCGCTGGTCGGAGGTGAAGAGCAGCGCATAGAAGAACTCATCCCAGCCGAGCAGGAAGGCGAAGAGCGCCGACGTCGCGACGATGGGCATGGCGAGCGGCAGGGTGACGATGCGCAGGGTGGCAAAGAGGCTCGCCCCGTCCATCATCGCCGCCTGCTCGATCTCGCGCGGGATCCCGTCGAAGCCGGACTTCATCAGCCAGGTGGTGAAGGGCGCAAGGATGCTGAGATAGACGAGCGCAAGGCCGAAGACGGAATTGAGCAGGCCGAGCGCGGCGAGCGCCATGTAGAGTGGCACGGCGAGCGCGACCGGCGGCAGCATGTAGGTGGCGATGACGAGCGACAGCGACCAGCCGACGGACGGCGTGCGCGAAACGGCCCAGCCGGCCGGAATGGCGAGCGCGATGGCCGCGATCGTCGCCATTCCGGCAACGAGGATGCTGTTGACGAGCGATGCGACGAAGGAGGCGCCGGCGCTGTTCGGCACGGTGGACAGGAGGTTGGCGTAGCGCGAGAAATCCACCGTGCCCGGCCACCAGCGCAGCGGCCGCGCCATCAGGTCGGCGGCCGGCGAAATGCTCATGACGAAGAGCCACAGGATCGGCGCGAGGATGACGGTCGCCAGAAGAAGCGCGGCACCGTGGATGAGGATCGAAGCGAGGAGGCTGCGGCGTTCCATCAGGCGGCACTCCCGGCGGCGCGGCGCACCAGCATGCCGTAGCCGATCGCCAGCACCGTCACGATCAGCGTGACGACGAGGGCGAGCGAGGCCCCGGAGCCGGCGCGCTGGAAGGAGAAGGCCTCCTGGTAGACGAGGATCGACAGGGTGCGCGTGGAGTTGGCCGGCCCGCCGCGCGTCATGACCCAGATGATATCGAACACCTTGAAGGCCTCGATGGTGCGCAGCACCAGCGCCACCATCAGCGGCCCGGCAAGATAGGGCAGGATGACGAAGCGGAAACGGGCGAAGGGCCCGGCGCCGTCGACCAGCGAGGCGGAGGTGATGTCGCGCGGCACCGCCTGCAGCGCGGCGAGCGCGATGAGGGCGACCAGCGGGAAGTTCTTCCAGCAGTCGGCAAGGATCAGCGCCGTCATCGCGGTGGCGGGCTCGCCGAGCCAGGACCGGTAGGCATCGAGGATGCCGACCTGCGTCAGCGCGGCGTTCAGCGCGCCGTATTCCGGATTGTAGATCAGCCGCCAGAGCGTCGCGTTGACGACCGTCGGCAGCGCCCAGGGCAAGATGAGCAGGGCGCGCAGTACCGTGCGGCCATAGAATTGCTGGTTGAGAAGCAGGGCGGCGAGCACGCCGAGCACCATTTCCGCAGTCACCGAGACGACGGCGAACCATGTGGTCGCGGAAAGCGCGCGCAGGAAATTGCTGCTCGTCAGCATCTTCGCGTAGTTGTCGAAGCCGACGAAACTGCCGCCGAGGCCCACCAGCTTGGCATCGGTGAAGGAAAGCCGCACCGTGTCGACCATCGGCCAGCCGATGACGGCCAGCATGATCGCCAGAAGCGGCAGCATGAGAAGCCATGCCCGGGTCGTCATCCAGGTGCTGGACATAGCGTCCTCTCGTCCATTTCGATCAGAGCGTGCGCGGGCGGCCGGGGCCGCCCGCGAGGCATTCCATCAAAGGCCGCTGTTTTCCGCAGCGGACTTCAGCGCGTCCTCGGGCGTCGCCTGGCCGAGCAGTGCTTCCTGGATGGCCTGCTGCAGCGCCGTCGACAGTTCCTGATACTTCGGCGTGGTCGGACGCGGATACATGGCGGCAAGGCTGAGCTTGGCGGCCGCGATCATCTCCTCCTGGCCGGCGGTGACGGCCGGATCGTCATAGGAGGAGGCCCAGATCGGCAGGCTTAGCTTCGCATAGGCGTTCTGCGTTTCCTGCGAGGTCATGTGGACGATGTATTTCCAGGCTTCGTCCTGGTGCTTGCTCGTGGAGGTGATGCCGAGGCCCATCGAGCCGTTGACGGCCGAAACCTCGCTCTTGCCTTCCACGCCCGGCGCCGGCACGACGCCGACCTTGCCGGCAACCTTGCTGTCCTTGCCGGCATTGGCCATGTTGTACATGTAGGTCCAGTTGAGCGCGAAGGCCGCCTCGCCGTTCTGGAAGACGTTGCGCACGTCCTCCTCGAGGAATTCCTTCGAGTTCGGGTTGGTGACGCCCGACGTGTAGCTGTCGACCATGTATTTCAGCGCGTCGAGCCCGCCGCCTTCGGTGAAGGCCGGCTTGCCGTCCTTCAGGAATGCGCCGCCATAGGCGCTGACGAGGGTGGTATAGTCGCAGATCGCCGCTTCCGCCTGCGACCAGCTCCAGGCGATCGGCGTGGCGAGAATGCCCTTGTCCTTGATGGTTTTGGCCTGCTCGTTCAGTTCGGCCCAGGTCTTCGGCGGCGCCTTGATGCCGGCCTTTTCAAGGATCTCCTTGTTGTAGAACAGGTATTTGGTGTCGAGGATCCAGGGCATGCCGTAGGACTTGCCGTCATAGTCGACGGTGGTCCAGGCGCCGGGCAGCACGCCCTTCTTCATGTCGTCGGTGATGCGCGGGGTGACGTCGGCCAGCACGTTGTTCGTGGCATATTCGGCCGGCCAGATCACGTCGAAGAGCACGACGTCGTAGCCGCCGCCGGAGCCCTGCGCCAGCACGGTCTTGTCGTGCAGGCCCTCATAGGGCACGAATTCTAGGTTCACCTTGATATCCGGGTTCGCCTTGGTGAAGGCATCCGTCATGGCGCGCACATCCGCCTCGCTATAGGCGGCCTGCGCCATGAAGAGCGCGTTGAGCGTGGTTTCGGCAAAGGCGTGCGGGGCCGCTGCGCCCACGATGAATGCCGCGCCGAGAAGGGTCTTCGTAATCGATTTCAACATGCCGTCCTCCAGTTTGCTTGGTTATAAGCAAGGCGCCCGCGGCGCCCTGCCCTGTTCCCGGAACGCTTCGGTTCCTTATTAAGTCAAAACTATTGACTTAAGTGTTCTGTATTCTTCAAATGGTGTCAAGAGGGGATGCCGATGAACGAACTCAGGAAGATCCGCGCCAAGAGCGGCACCAACCAGGAAGGCACGAGCGCCCACAACCGGCGCGTCCTCATCGAAGCCATCCGCCTCAACGGCCCCCTGTCGCGCGCGGACCTCGCCCGCGCGACGCGCCTGACCAAGCAGACGGTGTCCAACCTTATCGAAAGCCTGGAGGCCGACGGGCTCGTCGCCTCGCAGGCGGTGGTGCGCGGGGCGCGCGGACAGCCCTCGACGCCCTATGGCCTCGTTCCCGAGGGCGCCTTCGCCCTCGGCGTGCAGATCGACCGGGAGCTTGCCCGGGTCGTCGCAGTCGATCTCCTCGGGCGGGAAAGTGCCCGCGCGGTGGCCAACCTGCCACCCGGCGATCCTGCCGGCGGCAGCCGCGTGATCCTCGACCTCGTCGATACGGTGCGGGGCGAGCTTGCCGCGCGCATTCCCGCCTCCGTCCACCGCCTCACCGGCCTCGGCGTCGCCATGCCCGGCCCTTTCGGCCTGGAGCCGCCGGACGACGACCGCTGGATGATGGGCAAGTGGCAGACCTTCCCGCTTCTCGAAACGCTCGCCGCCGGCACGGGGCTCGAAACCAGCCTGCAGAACGACGCCTCCGCCTGCGCCACCGCCGAGCGAATGGGCGGGGTGGCCGACGGCCTCGACCATGTGGTCTGCCTCTATCTCGGCTACGGCATCGGCGCCGGCCTCATCCTCGGCGGCGAACTCTACAGCGGCAGCAACCGCAATGCCGGCGAGCTGGGCATGGTGCTGTTTTCCCGCGGCGGCAGCGTGCAGCCGCTCGAGCACCGCGCCTCGCTCGCCTCGCTCTTCCAGAGCCTCGGCCTCGATTCCGCGACGACCGACGCCTATGACGCGGTCGAGCGGCTGGCGGCGCAAGACGATCCGCGCATCCGCGCCTGGCTCGCCGGTGCGGCGGCGGATTTCCGCCAGGCGGTGCACATGGTCGAGACCCTTTTCGATCCGCAGACCGTCATCCTCACCGGCAGCGCGCCGCAGCCGCTGGCGCTCCGGCTGTTCGAGGCGATCTTTCCCCTGCTGCCTTCCAATGCCGAGCGGCCGGGCCGGGCCCTGCCCCGCCTCCAGCTCGGCACGATGGATCCCTGGGCCGTCGCGCTCGGCGCTGCCGCCGAGCCGATCCGCCGGACCTTCGATCCGCTTTTCGCGGCGATCCTGAAGGAAGCCTCCTGAGAAGCCTTAGGCGATGTTCATCGCCCGCTTGTGCCCGGCGACCTCCGCCAGCAGCCAGTCCTGGAAGACGCTGGTCCCCGCCTTGTTGCCGATGCTGCGGCGCTGCTGGAGATAATAGCCCGCCGGGTAGGCATGGCGGGCGGCGAAGGGCGCGACGAGCTTGCCCTGCCGCAGGAGATCCTCCGCCATGATCGTGTCCGCAAGCGCGATGCCCGCGCCGTTCATGGCCTCGCGCATGATCAGGGTACAGTCGTGCAACGTGGAGCCGGCCGGCACGGCACCTTCGGAAAGGCCCTCCTGCTCCAGCCACTGCTTCCAGCGTGTCGTCTCGCATTCGTGAATGAGGTGATGGTGGAAGAGATCGGCGGGTGAGCGCAGCGGCACCGGCCCCTCCAGCAGCGACGGCG
Coding sequences within:
- a CDS encoding carbohydrate ABC transporter permease, which translates into the protein MSSTWMTTRAWLLMLPLLAIMLAVIGWPMVDTVRLSFTDAKLVGLGGSFVGFDNYAKMLTSSNFLRALSATTWFAVVSVTAEMVLGVLAALLLNQQFYGRTVLRALLILPWALPTVVNATLWRLIYNPEYGALNAALTQVGILDAYRSWLGEPATAMTALILADCWKNFPLVALIALAALQAVPRDITSASLVDGAGPFARFRFVILPYLAGPLMVALVLRTIEAFKVFDIIWVMTRGGPANSTRTLSILVYQEAFSFQRAGSGASLALVVTLIVTVLAIGYGMLVRRAAGSAA
- a CDS encoding ROK family transcriptional regulator yields the protein MNELRKIRAKSGTNQEGTSAHNRRVLIEAIRLNGPLSRADLARATRLTKQTVSNLIESLEADGLVASQAVVRGARGQPSTPYGLVPEGAFALGVQIDRELARVVAVDLLGRESARAVANLPPGDPAGGSRVILDLVDTVRGELAARIPASVHRLTGLGVAMPGPFGLEPPDDDRWMMGKWQTFPLLETLAAGTGLETSLQNDASACATAERMGGVADGLDHVVCLYLGYGIGAGLILGGELYSGSNRNAGELGMVLFSRGGSVQPLEHRASLASLFQSLGLDSATTDAYDAVERLAAQDDPRIRAWLAGAAADFRQAVHMVETLFDPQTVILTGSAPQPLALRLFEAIFPLLPSNAERPGRALPRLQLGTMDPWAVALGAAAEPIRRTFDPLFAAILKEAS
- a CDS encoding carbohydrate ABC transporter permease produces the protein MERRSLLASILIHGAALLLATVILAPILWLFVMSISPAADLMARPLRWWPGTVDFSRYANLLSTVPNSAGASFVASLVNSILVAGMATIAAIALAIPAGWAVSRTPSVGWSLSLVIATYMLPPVALAVPLYMALAALGLLNSVFGLALVYLSILAPFTTWLMKSGFDGIPREIEQAAMMDGASLFATLRIVTLPLAMPIVATSALFAFLLGWDEFFYALLFTSDQRARTLTVAIADLAGGRVSDYGLIATAGVLAALPPVLVGLLMQRALISGLTSGGVKG
- a CDS encoding extracellular solute-binding protein gives rise to the protein MLKSITKTLLGAAFIVGAAAPHAFAETTLNALFMAQAAYSEADVRAMTDAFTKANPDIKVNLEFVPYEGLHDKTVLAQGSGGGYDVVLFDVIWPAEYATNNVLADVTPRITDDMKKGVLPGAWTTVDYDGKSYGMPWILDTKYLFYNKEILEKAGIKAPPKTWAELNEQAKTIKDKGILATPIAWSWSQAEAAICDYTTLVSAYGGAFLKDGKPAFTEGGGLDALKYMVDSYTSGVTNPNSKEFLEEDVRNVFQNGEAAFALNWTYMYNMANAGKDSKVAGKVGVVPAPGVEGKSEVSAVNGSMGLGITSTSKHQDEAWKYIVHMTSQETQNAYAKLSLPIWASSYDDPAVTAGQEEMIAAAKLSLAAMYPRPTTPKYQELSTALQQAIQEALLGQATPEDALKSAAENSGL
- a CDS encoding SIS domain-containing protein, producing MTMTTNATRPEGLRAIDREMARQHADALASFQANGAMAARAAESLKRTGRLLLLGMGGSHAVGRAVEPLYRRLGIDAIALPLSEQLCAPLVLDGRTVFITSQSGESAEVLRWFGETGGNAETFGFTLEGGSFLARTAPCLVGAGGTEQAFAATRSLMVSFALHLAILGALGEETGPAIAALENPEEPAIEEALAALSSVRSVVTSGRHLQGLAEAIALGFTELSRVPCFSLEGGQLRHGPMEMLSPEMGVVLFRGNDATADLVTAMAVSVAEAGAKLVVFDASGHPPVAGAATIAFPPSAGLAAVFSMLPTAQRLMIAFAAARVADAGTPVRSSKITRSE